A region from the Clostridia bacterium genome encodes:
- a CDS encoding polysaccharide deacetylase family protein, producing MVFIYVVSKRKILIAVGIVILALAAILAIVSETAASVGRCVIAAVTSGTSGRLVPVYKVAREDKAVAITVDATWGDDKTLALLDLFDRHRVHVTFFVAGNWIQSFPDKVKAIAERGHEVGNHSWTHPHMSALPPEKIREEVERTQKAIALLTGVRPKLFRPPFGDYSNPVIALAEECGCRTIQWSVDSLDWKDIGAAQIRHRVMSKVHPGAVVLFHNAGKHTVEALELILGDLKAGGYTVIPVSELLLAGETYVDRNTGEQRPVRSGAPPVPGAPERDSTPVPAPAPSKPGTLPPRRSGLPRATEGGMGSWCS from the coding sequence GTGGTATTCATATACGTTGTCAGTAAGCGAAAGATCCTTATCGCCGTTGGGATCGTGATTCTGGCGCTGGCGGCGATCCTGGCGATTGTGAGTGAAACAGCGGCGAGCGTTGGCCGGTGCGTGATCGCCGCAGTTACAAGTGGGACCAGCGGCAGGCTCGTTCCCGTATACAAGGTGGCGCGAGAGGATAAGGCGGTTGCCATCACTGTGGACGCCACGTGGGGAGATGACAAGACCCTGGCTCTGCTCGACCTGTTCGACCGCCACAGAGTGCACGTGACCTTCTTTGTAGCTGGAAACTGGATCCAATCATTTCCCGACAAGGTGAAGGCGATTGCTGAGCGCGGGCACGAGGTCGGAAACCATTCCTGGACTCACCCCCATATGAGCGCGTTGCCCCCGGAGAAGATCAGAGAGGAGGTGGAGAGGACTCAAAAGGCCATCGCTCTGCTGACTGGGGTGCGTCCCAAACTGTTCCGGCCGCCGTTCGGCGACTACAGCAACCCGGTGATCGCTCTGGCGGAGGAGTGCGGATGCAGGACCATTCAGTGGAGTGTGGACTCACTTGACTGGAAGGACATAGGGGCTGCCCAGATACGCCACAGAGTAATGTCGAAAGTCCACCCAGGCGCAGTGGTGCTCTTCCACAATGCCGGCAAGCATACCGTGGAGGCGTTGGAGCTAATCCTCGGAGACCTCAAGGCCGGTGGATACACCGTGATTCCAGTATCCGAACTCCTGCTTGCTGGTGAGACCTACGTTGACCGCAACACAGGTGAGCAGAGGCCGGTGAGGAGTGGGGCGCCGCCTGTGCCAGGCGCACCAGAGCGCGATTCTACTCCTGTTCCTGCCCCTGCGCCGAGCAAGCCGGGGACGTTGCCGCCCCGCCGGTCGGGGCTGCCGAGAGCGACGGAGGGAGGGATGGGGAGTTGGTGTTCATAA
- a CDS encoding helicase C-terminal domain-containing protein, with product MKAEPVGAVANYITSDAVEKLRRAIEEAGGAEVFAVGRCDRDFVVVEISILAVGNMNAAPVVDPTLIRGQVVMHNHPSGKLMPSDADISVAAALGARGIGFWIVDNAVDRIRPVTDPLANESGSIIIDPADIRHIFSSSGPLAAKFDGYEARAGQAEMSLSVSQAFSDAAYLVVEAGTGTGKSLAYLVPAFLWAKRNEIRVVISTNTINLQEQLIYKDIPGLSLALGEPIHAMLVKGRGNYLCMRKFVRLNAESEPMLEPEQRDEFARIASWARNTETGDRSDMDFAPEAEVWELVSCEADMCPHSRCQFFSECFLYKARSGMEKAEILVVNHHILFADCSIRGDSGGDAQRGLLPPYRAVVVDEAHNAAAVASEYFGRMASRLSLVRLLNAVYRKERSRSSTSLDFGALVGLRGHLLGSWGPWADQANQAMARVCADILDSEAMPAAIRTREASEMFFEIARQMLSRVPGEGADRILRVTDAVRESDEWDRTLWPAHERLVSSLKELAEILARLVKELGADDADEGAEADQGDDEYSERLELSAYAGRIREYAASLEFAMSSASPEYVYWIDCSGTGLRSNVRVVAAPIEGGREIANHLLAGQESVVFTSATLAVGQSFEYIRHDLGLDCAESGRVREMVVPSPFDFEKQVLLGVANDLPAPDSANWEEPLAKAVSHVLDASDGRAFVLFTSYRLLDRISRGMEQFFRDRGIRLLRQGEKQRHALLTEFRDDTRSVLFGTDSFWEGVDVPGEALSCVVIPRLPFAVPTHPVIEARIERIRANGGDAFREFTLPSAVLRFKQGFGRLIRNSTDRGAVIVLDSRTSQRFYGRHFISALPKCEMVVGSTDLVCTRLAGWIPPSRQ from the coding sequence TTGAAAGCCGAGCCTGTTGGGGCCGTGGCCAACTACATTACCTCCGATGCTGTGGAAAAGCTGCGCCGCGCCATTGAGGAGGCGGGCGGCGCTGAGGTGTTCGCCGTTGGGCGATGTGATCGGGATTTCGTCGTGGTGGAGATCTCGATCCTCGCCGTGGGGAACATGAATGCAGCTCCGGTGGTAGATCCTACCCTGATCCGAGGGCAGGTGGTCATGCACAATCACCCATCTGGCAAGCTTATGCCATCAGACGCCGACATTTCCGTGGCTGCCGCCCTAGGCGCCAGAGGGATCGGATTCTGGATAGTGGACAATGCTGTCGACCGAATTCGTCCAGTCACCGATCCGCTCGCAAATGAGTCGGGATCGATCATTATCGATCCCGCGGATATCCGGCACATCTTCTCATCAAGCGGGCCTTTGGCTGCCAAGTTCGATGGCTATGAAGCGAGAGCCGGACAGGCGGAGATGTCCCTGTCAGTGTCCCAGGCCTTCTCCGACGCCGCGTATCTGGTGGTGGAAGCGGGCACCGGCACTGGAAAATCCCTCGCCTATCTGGTTCCCGCCTTCCTCTGGGCCAAGCGGAATGAGATCCGCGTGGTGATCTCCACCAACACCATCAACCTGCAGGAGCAGCTGATCTACAAGGATATCCCAGGCCTATCTCTGGCCCTAGGAGAACCGATCCATGCCATGCTGGTGAAGGGTAGGGGCAACTACCTCTGCATGCGCAAGTTTGTTCGTCTGAATGCCGAATCCGAGCCTATGCTCGAACCGGAGCAGCGAGACGAGTTCGCTCGGATTGCTTCCTGGGCGCGGAACACGGAGACCGGCGACCGCTCCGACATGGATTTCGCTCCAGAGGCGGAGGTGTGGGAACTCGTGAGCTGCGAGGCGGACATGTGCCCTCACAGCCGATGCCAGTTCTTTTCTGAGTGCTTCCTCTACAAGGCCCGAAGCGGGATGGAGAAAGCAGAGATCCTGGTGGTTAACCACCACATCCTCTTCGCTGACTGCTCCATCAGGGGAGATAGTGGCGGTGATGCACAGCGTGGCCTGCTGCCTCCGTACCGCGCAGTGGTTGTCGATGAAGCCCACAATGCTGCGGCTGTGGCATCGGAGTATTTCGGACGCATGGCGTCCCGACTGAGCCTAGTCCGGCTTCTAAACGCCGTGTACCGCAAGGAGCGATCCCGCTCCTCCACGTCCCTCGACTTCGGTGCATTGGTGGGCCTCCGCGGACATCTGCTTGGGTCGTGGGGTCCGTGGGCGGATCAAGCCAACCAGGCCATGGCGAGGGTCTGTGCCGACATACTGGACTCAGAGGCGATGCCGGCGGCGATCCGCACTCGTGAGGCCAGCGAGATGTTTTTCGAAATCGCCAGGCAGATGCTGTCCCGTGTCCCCGGCGAGGGCGCCGATAGGATCCTTCGCGTCACTGATGCGGTCAGGGAGTCCGATGAATGGGATCGAACGCTCTGGCCTGCGCACGAGCGATTGGTCTCCTCCCTCAAGGAGCTGGCCGAGATCCTGGCCAGGCTGGTGAAGGAGCTCGGCGCCGATGACGCTGACGAAGGCGCCGAAGCCGACCAGGGAGATGACGAGTACTCGGAGAGGCTGGAGCTGTCGGCATATGCCGGCCGCATTCGAGAGTACGCCGCTTCCCTGGAATTTGCCATGTCTTCTGCATCCCCTGAATATGTCTACTGGATCGATTGCTCTGGCACTGGGCTCCGGTCGAATGTCCGGGTCGTGGCGGCGCCGATAGAGGGTGGACGGGAGATCGCAAACCACCTCCTCGCCGGGCAGGAATCGGTGGTGTTCACATCTGCCACCCTGGCGGTTGGGCAGAGCTTCGAGTACATCAGGCATGATCTGGGCCTGGACTGCGCCGAGTCTGGCCGCGTCCGGGAGATGGTCGTACCGTCGCCGTTCGATTTCGAGAAACAGGTGCTGCTGGGCGTAGCGAATGACCTGCCAGCTCCTGACAGCGCCAACTGGGAGGAACCGCTGGCGAAAGCGGTGTCCCATGTGCTCGATGCATCGGATGGCCGGGCTTTCGTCCTGTTCACTTCGTACAGGCTGCTTGATCGCATATCCCGTGGGATGGAGCAGTTCTTCCGGGACCGTGGAATACGCCTGTTGCGGCAGGGTGAAAAGCAGAGGCACGCCCTTCTCACCGAGTTCCGCGATGATACCCGGTCAGTGCTGTTCGGAACCGACTCCTTCTGGGAGGGTGTAGATGTGCCCGGTGAGGCACTCTCATGTGTCGTAATTCCGAGGCTTCCGTTCGCGGTGCCAACTCATCCTGTGATCGAGGCCAGAATCGAGCGCATTCGGGCAAACGGCGGCGATGCATTCAGGGAGTTCACGCTGCCTTCCGCAGTCTTAAGGTTCAAACAGGGTTTCGGCCGCCTCATCAGAAACTCGACTGATCGAGGGGCGGTGATAGTGCTCGATTCCCGGACTTCTCAGCGATTCTACGGGCGTCACTTCATCTCCGCACTTCCCAAGTGCGAAATGGTGGTCGGGTCAACAGACCTGGTATGCACGCGCCTGGCGGGATGGATTCCTCCGTCGCGCCAGTGA
- a CDS encoding deoxyribonuclease IV — MPRFGIHLSISDGFESTARRAVELGCDAVQMFSRSPRTLRSKPILEEDGLAFRDAVGAARLAPIVIHTNYLINVASPEDETYERSVAALAQELSRADILGAQYVVMHPGHHMGAGPAASGERVARAIDRAYLETSASVRLCLENMSGSGTEVGSSFTELAHIVELADARGSIDMCFDTCHAFGAGYDVTSTAGIDALLDELDRAVGIERLVVIHANDSKGALGSHRDRHEHIGEGFIGFAGFRNLIVHPSLHDLPFILETPVDSPADQERDLAAIRSCAEPHTDEEEQD; from the coding sequence ATGCCGCGCTTCGGTATTCATCTTTCCATATCTGACGGCTTCGAAAGCACAGCTCGGAGGGCAGTGGAACTCGGGTGTGACGCTGTTCAGATGTTCAGCAGAAGCCCTCGCACACTGAGAAGCAAGCCCATCCTGGAGGAGGACGGCCTTGCCTTCCGCGATGCGGTTGGAGCGGCACGACTCGCCCCCATCGTCATCCACACGAACTACCTCATCAACGTTGCTTCACCCGAGGACGAGACCTACGAGCGCTCAGTGGCGGCTCTTGCCCAGGAGCTTTCCCGCGCCGACATCCTTGGCGCACAGTACGTAGTGATGCACCCCGGGCACCACATGGGAGCAGGGCCGGCAGCGTCGGGAGAGCGAGTGGCTCGCGCGATCGACCGGGCCTACCTGGAGACCAGCGCATCTGTGCGGCTGTGTCTTGAGAATATGTCGGGCAGCGGCACAGAGGTTGGCTCATCTTTCACAGAGCTTGCACACATAGTCGAACTGGCGGATGCACGTGGTTCCATCGACATGTGCTTCGACACCTGCCACGCATTTGGGGCAGGCTACGACGTCACATCGACCGCAGGAATCGACGCCTTGCTTGATGAGCTCGATAGAGCAGTGGGCATTGAGCGACTGGTCGTGATACATGCCAACGATTCCAAGGGAGCTCTGGGTTCGCACAGAGACCGCCACGAACACATCGGGGAAGGCTTCATCGGCTTTGCCGGATTTCGCAACCTCATAGTGCATCCGTCACTTCACGATCTGCCGTTTATTCTCGAAACTCCAGTGGATTCACCAGCAGATCAAGAGCGTGACCTCGCTGCGATCAGGTCATGTGCCGAACCTCACACAGATGAGGAGGAGCAAGATTGA
- a CDS encoding glucodextranase DOMON-like domain-containing protein — MSHGRNMLVVRIIAAALIVIWAIGPAQACAAAREPLYVALVWHNHQPFYKNTATGTYMMPWVRLHAAKDYYDMAAMLKDYPNVHVAFNLVPSLLQQLDEYAAGAKDIQQMLTEKPASELTTDDKNFILRRFFDANWDNIIKRHPRYWELLQKRGASVSDESIAQAIEAYTEQDFLDLQTWFNLAWLDPDFVDSDLRMGYLVDKARGFTEADKLMVLAKHIEIVKDTVPLYREMQRTGQIEVTAAPFYHPIMPLLLDNCLARISSPKLDLPQSSFRHPEDVEAHLAKAVASYREHFGTEPRGLWPSEQAVGQELIDLVHDAGFSWMASSEGVLARSLGVALRDGAGNVVRPELLYRPYVVEQNGKQVTILFRDAVLSDKIGFSYSGMPGRSAARDLLDYLRSVRQSLADCPGPHLVTIALDGENCWEYYANDGKEFLHAMYSALNSDPDLKAVTVEEYLAEHPATLRIPVLHTGSWIADNLETWIGEAEENRAWDYLYEAREALDTAIAPLCEPPEGQVGRAFDELLAAEGSDWFWWYGADQSSGNDEAFDELFRVHLRNVYSCLGLPVPGYLYIPIIPKKPAPAEERLSGLMEDPSMDGRIDWGEWDKSALYAKETAALLRGDRGEQLLRSLRVGVDAENLYVRVMTDENIACLYGSDAQIALYVSIPRRSEANPLPKFAGAGDAPDGTVLGFPLGAEIMVDFKQVVENGPVTARLALALGDGAWEDVCELQTAGVGEALEVSVPFAALGISSADTAVLAVVATRGGRNVDVIPASGPADFMAPIVGSGVSLFRISDPEGDDHGPGTYAYPMNAVFTPGAFDLTSFECIDGGDELTLNVGLAGKIVNPWKSGIGLSVQTIDIYIDTDHTIGSGLTEALGGRRVSFAAESAWDYAIWIEGWHQRVFSADGSEVGGITASVDPINNVVSITVPKSIVGTPEPGWGFQVFVLGQEGYPSQGNLRVREVMEQAAEWRFGGGDNGVFDPNVIDMLVPVGHSQEQTLSNYDAGARRQAEVQMVYPWTTRP, encoded by the coding sequence ATGAGCCATGGCAGGAATATGCTTGTCGTGCGTATCATCGCGGCAGCTCTCATCGTGATCTGGGCTATCGGTCCCGCGCAGGCGTGCGCCGCAGCGAGAGAACCGTTGTACGTGGCCCTTGTTTGGCACAATCACCAGCCTTTCTACAAGAATACCGCCACTGGAACATACATGATGCCCTGGGTCCGTCTGCACGCAGCCAAGGACTACTACGACATGGCTGCGATGCTGAAGGATTACCCTAACGTGCATGTCGCGTTCAACCTGGTTCCATCGCTCCTCCAGCAGCTGGACGAGTACGCTGCCGGGGCGAAGGATATCCAGCAGATGCTCACGGAGAAGCCGGCTTCTGAGCTCACCACTGATGACAAGAACTTCATACTCAGGCGTTTCTTCGACGCGAATTGGGACAACATCATCAAGAGGCATCCTCGATACTGGGAACTCCTCCAAAAGCGTGGTGCATCGGTAAGCGATGAGTCGATTGCGCAGGCGATCGAAGCCTACACCGAGCAGGACTTTCTGGACCTGCAAACATGGTTCAACCTTGCCTGGCTCGACCCTGACTTCGTCGATTCCGACCTGCGGATGGGATATCTGGTGGACAAGGCCAGGGGTTTCACCGAGGCCGACAAGCTAATGGTGCTGGCAAAGCACATCGAGATCGTGAAGGATACCGTCCCGCTATATCGAGAGATGCAGCGTACCGGGCAGATCGAGGTCACTGCCGCGCCGTTTTACCATCCGATCATGCCCCTGCTTCTCGACAACTGCCTTGCCAGGATCTCAAGCCCAAAGCTTGATCTTCCGCAGAGCTCGTTTCGGCATCCTGAGGATGTGGAGGCCCATCTCGCCAAGGCTGTTGCATCATACAGGGAACACTTCGGCACTGAGCCACGGGGTCTGTGGCCTTCGGAACAGGCAGTAGGGCAGGAACTCATTGACCTCGTCCACGATGCCGGCTTCAGCTGGATGGCATCAAGCGAAGGAGTGCTTGCCAGATCCCTCGGTGTAGCCCTCCGCGATGGCGCCGGGAACGTCGTCCGCCCGGAACTGTTATATCGACCATATGTGGTGGAGCAAAACGGGAAGCAGGTCACTATCCTGTTCCGGGATGCTGTCCTTTCGGACAAGATCGGATTCAGCTATTCAGGGATGCCCGGCCGCAGCGCTGCCCGGGATCTCCTCGATTATCTGAGGAGTGTGCGTCAGAGCCTGGCAGACTGCCCAGGGCCTCACCTAGTGACTATCGCTCTAGATGGCGAGAACTGCTGGGAGTACTACGCAAACGATGGCAAGGAGTTTCTGCACGCCATGTACTCGGCGCTGAACTCCGACCCGGATCTCAAGGCGGTGACTGTTGAGGAGTATCTTGCGGAGCACCCTGCGACTCTGCGTATACCCGTACTGCACACCGGTTCATGGATAGCCGACAACCTGGAAACGTGGATAGGGGAGGCCGAGGAGAACCGAGCATGGGACTACCTATATGAGGCGCGCGAGGCCCTGGACACGGCCATCGCTCCCCTGTGCGAACCCCCTGAGGGGCAGGTGGGCAGGGCCTTCGACGAGCTTCTCGCTGCGGAAGGGTCTGACTGGTTCTGGTGGTACGGGGCTGATCAATCATCAGGGAACGACGAGGCCTTCGATGAGCTCTTTAGGGTTCATCTGCGGAATGTCTATAGCTGCTTGGGTCTTCCAGTCCCGGGATATCTATACATACCGATCATCCCGAAGAAGCCGGCGCCAGCAGAGGAGAGGCTCTCCGGCCTGATGGAAGATCCATCCATGGATGGGCGCATCGACTGGGGAGAGTGGGATAAGTCCGCCCTCTATGCCAAAGAGACTGCCGCACTGCTTCGTGGCGACAGAGGTGAGCAACTCCTCAGATCCCTGCGGGTTGGAGTGGACGCTGAGAACCTGTATGTGCGGGTCATGACCGATGAGAACATCGCTTGTCTGTACGGAAGCGATGCGCAGATCGCTCTGTATGTGAGCATCCCGCGCCGGTCGGAAGCTAATCCGCTCCCGAAGTTCGCGGGAGCGGGAGACGCACCGGACGGAACGGTGCTCGGATTCCCTTTGGGAGCTGAGATAATGGTGGATTTCAAGCAGGTGGTCGAGAACGGACCGGTCACGGCTAGGCTCGCTCTTGCTCTAGGCGATGGAGCCTGGGAGGATGTGTGCGAGCTCCAAACAGCCGGAGTGGGAGAAGCACTGGAGGTATCGGTTCCCTTCGCAGCGCTCGGCATCAGCAGCGCCGACACGGCGGTGCTTGCAGTGGTGGCGACGCGCGGGGGAAGGAACGTCGACGTGATCCCCGCTTCCGGCCCTGCTGACTTCATGGCGCCGATCGTGGGTAGTGGCGTCAGCCTGTTCCGCATCAGCGATCCCGAGGGAGATGATCATGGGCCAGGGACGTACGCCTACCCGATGAATGCTGTGTTCACGCCCGGCGCATTTGACCTGACCTCCTTTGAGTGCATCGATGGCGGAGATGAGCTGACCCTGAACGTGGGTCTCGCAGGCAAGATCGTAAACCCGTGGAAGTCTGGCATTGGCCTCTCGGTGCAGACCATCGACATATACATCGACACCGATCATACGATAGGATCCGGACTCACTGAGGCGCTGGGCGGAAGAAGGGTGAGTTTTGCGGCCGAGAGCGCCTGGGATTACGCAATCTGGATAGAGGGATGGCATCAGAGGGTGTTCTCGGCAGACGGCTCTGAGGTCGGTGGGATCACTGCCAGCGTCGATCCTATCAACAACGTGGTGTCGATCACAGTTCCCAAGTCGATAGTCGGTACGCCCGAGCCAGGGTGGGGATTTCAGGTGTTCGTCCTCGGACAGGAGGGCTACCCGTCCCAGGGAAACCTGAGGGTCCGCGAGGTCATGGAGCAGGCGGCGGAGTGGCGGTTCGGTGGAGGCGACAACGGCGTATTCGACCCCAATGTCATCGACATGCTCGTCCCAGTCGGTCACAGCCAGGAGCAGACTCTCAGCAACTACGACGCTGGCGCGCGTAGGCAAGCTGAAGTCCAGATGGTGTATCCCTGGACTACTCGGCCATAA
- a CDS encoding DUF3795 domain-containing protein, producing the protein MDRIVGCCGLVCTDCPAYIATQADDDAMRERVAQQWVKQFGGNITKDDINCDGCTATSGRVYAYCSDCGIRACTTKRELANCGSCSEYGCEQLQGFFKVAPGAKETLDGLRAKR; encoded by the coding sequence ATGGACAGGATAGTAGGTTGCTGTGGTCTCGTGTGCACTGATTGCCCTGCTTACATCGCGACTCAGGCAGATGATGACGCAATGCGGGAGAGGGTCGCTCAGCAGTGGGTGAAGCAGTTTGGCGGAAACATCACAAAGGATGACATCAACTGCGATGGCTGCACGGCTACGAGTGGAAGGGTGTACGCCTACTGCTCCGACTGTGGGATCAGGGCATGCACCACGAAGAGAGAGCTGGCGAACTGCGGGTCTTGCTCTGAGTACGGGTGCGAACAGCTTCAAGGCTTCTTCAAGGTGGCTCCAGGCGCCAAGGAAACCCTTGATGGGCTGAGAGCCAAGAGGTAG
- a CDS encoding LacI family DNA-binding transcriptional regulator: MSTIYEIARMVGVSTATVSRALSSRGYVRKDLKERILQVAREMDYMPNSFARGLVTKQSHILGLIMPDICNPFFPAVARGVEDVASENGYNVVLCNTDGSRAKENDYISVLRSQQTDGVIFTTSQVSSRHVKALIEAGIPVVLADRRLDIECDIVVVDNVEGAYQMTRHLLEMGHTRIGIITGPMGVATSAERIEGHRRALVEAGVEICDDLVMEGDYRQPSGHERALEFLRMPSPPTAVFACNDLMAVGALSAIEEAGLMVPNDVAVVGFDDIAIASAVKPRLSTMAQPMYEIGAIASRMLIGRIKSPTKPYQTVVLQPQLVIRESSIMRARTS, translated from the coding sequence ATGTCCACTATCTATGAGATTGCCAGGATGGTCGGAGTCTCCACGGCCACTGTCTCGAGGGCGCTGTCCAGCAGAGGCTACGTTCGAAAGGATCTCAAGGAGAGGATCCTGCAAGTTGCTCGCGAAATGGATTATATGCCAAACTCGTTCGCTCGCGGACTTGTGACCAAACAGAGCCACATTCTTGGTCTCATCATGCCCGACATATGCAACCCGTTCTTTCCTGCCGTCGCCCGAGGTGTTGAAGATGTTGCGAGTGAGAACGGGTACAATGTGGTGCTGTGCAACACGGACGGAAGCCGAGCAAAGGAAAATGACTACATAAGCGTGTTGCGCAGCCAGCAGACCGACGGGGTTATCTTTACCACGTCTCAGGTCAGCTCACGCCATGTGAAGGCGCTAATCGAGGCGGGCATTCCCGTGGTACTAGCCGACAGGCGCCTGGATATCGAGTGCGACATTGTTGTGGTCGACAACGTTGAAGGGGCCTATCAGATGACTCGCCATCTGCTCGAGATGGGCCACACCAGGATCGGCATCATCACCGGACCCATGGGAGTAGCCACTAGCGCCGAAAGGATAGAAGGCCACAGGAGAGCTCTCGTGGAGGCGGGCGTCGAGATCTGCGACGATCTAGTGATGGAAGGCGACTATCGACAGCCCAGTGGGCATGAACGGGCCCTGGAGTTTCTGCGTATGCCCAGCCCGCCCACAGCGGTGTTTGCATGCAACGATCTCATGGCGGTCGGGGCGCTGTCTGCGATCGAGGAAGCAGGCCTTATGGTTCCAAATGATGTCGCAGTCGTCGGGTTTGACGATATCGCCATCGCTTCAGCTGTGAAACCTCGCCTGAGCACGATGGCTCAGCCCATGTACGAGATCGGCGCCATAGCAAGCAGGATGCTGATTGGCCGCATCAAGAGTCCGACCAAACCCTATCAGACTGTAGTACTCCAACCCCAGTTGGTTATCAGGGAATCAAGCATCATGAGGGCACGTACATCCTAG
- the rbsK gene encoding ribokinase encodes MQPAIVVVGSLNMDMRFGVVRLPAPGETTSARCAERSPGGKGANQAIAASRLGALVAMVGRVGVDSQGDELLESLSEAGVCVDHIVRDAHAASGMAFITVDEDGRNVIVVWSGANGRLSEDDLKAAENVISRAGALVVQFETPMPTVKAALNAAKRHGVLTICNPAPAQDVGADLLSQVDILMPNEIEASLMANVHVADAPGAIRAAEVLRTRAASRVVVTMGAEGAVYVGPEGKWHCPAFRVKSVDTTGAGDAFVAGFAASWLAKPDPWESLRYACAVGALATTTPGAQSPAISRGCVERLLQASC; translated from the coding sequence ATGCAGCCAGCGATAGTAGTTGTGGGTAGTTTGAATATGGACATGCGTTTCGGCGTGGTGCGACTGCCGGCGCCGGGCGAAACGACCAGTGCTCGTTGCGCCGAGCGTTCTCCAGGCGGAAAAGGCGCTAACCAGGCCATCGCAGCGTCCCGCTTGGGTGCTCTGGTAGCCATGGTGGGCCGGGTGGGTGTGGATTCCCAAGGCGACGAACTGCTGGAGAGCCTGAGCGAGGCCGGTGTGTGCGTGGACCATATCGTGCGCGACGCGCATGCTGCCAGCGGAATGGCTTTCATTACCGTTGATGAAGACGGTCGAAATGTGATAGTAGTCTGGTCGGGCGCCAATGGCAGGCTTTCCGAGGATGACCTGAAGGCCGCGGAGAACGTCATTTCTCGCGCTGGGGCGCTGGTTGTTCAGTTCGAGACCCCCATGCCGACTGTGAAGGCGGCCTTGAATGCTGCAAAGCGCCACGGCGTGCTCACGATATGCAACCCGGCGCCTGCGCAGGATGTTGGCGCCGATCTTCTATCGCAGGTAGATATCCTCATGCCCAATGAAATTGAGGCGTCACTGATGGCCAATGTGCATGTGGCGGATGCACCAGGGGCGATTCGAGCGGCCGAAGTCCTTCGGACACGTGCAGCGTCGAGAGTCGTGGTCACGATGGGGGCAGAGGGGGCAGTGTACGTGGGGCCAGAAGGCAAGTGGCACTGTCCAGCGTTTCGCGTTAAGAGCGTTGACACAACCGGAGCGGGGGACGCGTTTGTCGCGGGCTTCGCGGCGTCATGGCTTGCGAAACCGGATCCATGGGAGAGCTTGCGGTACGCGTGTGCAGTCGGAGCCCTGGCCACTACTACTCCGGGGGCGCAATCGCCGGCCATATCTCGCGGTTGTGTAGAGAGACTGCTCCAGGCTTCATGTTAG